Proteins co-encoded in one Govania unica genomic window:
- a CDS encoding DUF4286 family protein, producing the protein MFGNAVYAILVWLPAAIEDSYIGWLEGGHLAEVVKTAGFLNVRRIAFDQTDSDNRRAHLIIYEAPSKEVVDAYINNPARTAYIKDGQRFEGVRAERFGGQVAYTS; encoded by the coding sequence ATGTTCGGAAACGCCGTCTATGCCATTCTTGTCTGGCTTCCCGCCGCTATCGAAGACAGCTATATCGGCTGGCTCGAAGGCGGGCATCTGGCCGAGGTGGTGAAGACGGCCGGTTTCCTGAACGTGCGCCGCATAGCCTTCGATCAAACCGACAGCGACAACCGCCGCGCCCATCTGATCATCTACGAAGCACCCTCGAAAGAGGTCGTGGACGCCTATATCAACAACCCCGCACGTACCGCCTATATCAAGGACGGCCAACGCTTCGAAGGCGTCCGCGCTGAACGGTTCGGCGGTCAGGTCGCCTATACCAGCTGA
- the hisC gene encoding histidinol-phosphate transaminase, translating to MNAPFPRPGLLDIAAYQPGESTIPGKDRVIKIASNESPLGASPKVSEAVKGGLNKLHLYPEGPATQLRQALATAYGIEAERIQCSNGSEEMLHMLARSYAGPGDEVIYSQYGFLAYPIAIQIAGATAVVVPEKNLHADIDAILAAVTPKTKIVFLANPNNPTGTYLPDAEIRRLHAGLPKGVLLALDEAYAEYATAPDYTSGLELARSADNVVVSRTFSKIYGLAAVRVGWSYCPQNVIDVLIRVRCSFNVNALAQIAACAALADNAHTEAARAHNTLWLPKVSAALAAIGIPVVPSQGNFILAEFKDAADARAADAHLRSDGIIIRPVAGYGLPGYLRITIGTAEENEALISSLTAYKKA from the coding sequence ATGAACGCGCCATTCCCCCGTCCCGGTCTTCTCGACATCGCCGCTTATCAGCCTGGCGAATCGACCATTCCCGGCAAGGACCGCGTCATCAAGATTGCCTCGAACGAAAGCCCGCTCGGGGCGAGCCCTAAGGTCTCTGAGGCCGTGAAAGGCGGGCTCAACAAGCTGCATCTTTACCCCGAGGGCCCGGCGACCCAGTTGCGTCAGGCGCTCGCCACCGCATACGGGATCGAGGCCGAGCGCATTCAATGCAGCAACGGGTCCGAGGAAATGTTGCATATGCTGGCGCGCAGCTATGCCGGACCGGGCGATGAAGTGATCTATAGCCAATATGGCTTTCTCGCCTATCCGATCGCCATCCAGATCGCGGGCGCGACCGCCGTGGTGGTGCCGGAAAAGAATTTACATGCGGACATCGATGCCATTCTGGCCGCGGTGACGCCCAAAACCAAAATTGTCTTCCTCGCCAATCCGAACAATCCGACGGGCACCTATCTGCCGGACGCGGAAATCCGCCGTCTGCATGCCGGGCTGCCGAAAGGCGTGTTGCTCGCACTTGATGAAGCTTATGCGGAATATGCCACCGCGCCCGATTACACCTCGGGTCTCGAACTTGCACGCAGCGCCGACAATGTGGTGGTGTCGCGGACGTTTTCGAAAATCTATGGCCTCGCCGCCGTACGCGTCGGCTGGAGCTATTGCCCGCAGAATGTGATCGACGTTCTGATCCGCGTGCGTTGCAGCTTCAATGTGAATGCGCTCGCCCAGATCGCCGCCTGCGCCGCCCTGGCCGACAATGCCCATACCGAAGCCGCCCGCGCGCATAATACCCTGTGGCTGCCCAAGGTCTCCGCCGCACTCGCCGCCATCGGCATTCCCGTGGTACCGAGCCAGGGCAATTTCATCCTGGCCGAATTCAAGGATGCCGCCGACGCCCGCGCGGCCGACGCCCATCTGCGCTCGGACGGAATCATCATCCGCCCGGTGGCCGGTTATGGACTGCCGGGCTATCTCCGTATTACCATCGGCACGGCCGAGGAAAACGAGGCCCTCATCAGCAGTCTCACCGCCTATAAGAAAGCCTGA
- a CDS encoding fumarylacetoacetate hydrolase family protein has protein sequence MKLASLKSGRDGQLVVVSKDLTRASLVAEIAPTLQAALDSWADSAPKLQAASDALEAETRDGFAFDQTAVASPLPRAYQWVDGSAYLYHVELVRKARGAEMPPSFLHDPLMYQGGSDSFLGPRDDIALASEDYGIDLEAEVSVITDDVPMGVTPAAAAKHIKLVMLVNDVSLRNLIPAELAKGFGFFHAKPSSAFSPVAVTPDELGEAWQDSKLHLSLHAKINGKWLGSPNAGEDMNFSLAELVAHAAKTRPLVAGTIVGSGTVSNRKAGTGSCCLAEVRTIETIETGSPKTPFLKFGDRVSIEMLDTNGETIFGTIDQKVVSYRAPQE, from the coding sequence ATGAAACTTGCATCCCTCAAAAGCGGCCGTGACGGACAGCTTGTGGTCGTCTCAAAAGACCTGACCCGCGCGAGCCTTGTGGCCGAGATCGCCCCGACCCTGCAAGCGGCGCTCGACAGCTGGGCCGACAGCGCGCCGAAACTTCAGGCCGCGTCCGATGCCCTTGAGGCCGAAACCCGCGACGGCTTCGCCTTTGACCAGACCGCCGTCGCCTCCCCCCTGCCGCGTGCCTATCAGTGGGTCGATGGCAGCGCCTATCTTTATCATGTGGAGCTGGTGCGCAAAGCCCGTGGCGCAGAAATGCCGCCAAGCTTTTTGCATGATCCGCTGATGTATCAGGGCGGCTCCGACAGCTTCCTCGGCCCCCGGGACGACATCGCACTCGCGAGCGAAGATTATGGCATTGATCTTGAGGCCGAAGTCTCGGTCATCACCGACGACGTGCCCATGGGCGTGACGCCCGCCGCCGCCGCCAAACATATCAAGCTCGTGATGCTCGTAAACGACGTGTCCCTGCGCAATCTCATTCCGGCAGAACTCGCAAAGGGCTTCGGCTTTTTCCATGCGAAGCCCTCAAGTGCCTTTTCGCCCGTGGCCGTGACCCCGGACGAACTCGGCGAGGCCTGGCAGGATTCAAAGCTCCATCTGTCGCTTCATGCCAAAATCAATGGCAAATGGCTCGGTTCCCCGAACGCGGGTGAAGATATGAATTTCTCGCTGGCGGAACTTGTGGCCCATGCGGCGAAAACCCGGCCGCTTGTGGCTGGCACCATTGTCGGCTCGGGCACGGTGTCGAACCGCAAAGCCGGTACGGGCTCCTGCTGCCTGGCCGAGGTGCGCACTATCGAGACCATCGAAACCGGCAGCCCGAAAACCCCCTTCCTCAAATTCGGCGACCGGGTCAGCATTGAAATGCTGGACACAAACGGCGAGACCATCTTTGGAACGATTGACCAGAAAGTCGTGTCCTATAGGGCCCCACAGGAATAA
- a CDS encoding homogentisate 1,2-dioxygenase yields the protein MKNWISFPKIEGITSRQAHADFPEGSFEREMGKEGFFGPATHLYHKHPPTGWTEFSGPLQPRAFDTNSWTDWGNSPWDAKTLLQNAQCKIRFWQLDSAMDHLVRNSDGDELLFVHNGAGELYCDFGRLTYRDGDYVVLPRGTMWRLAPSEPTELMLIEATDSSYKLPDKGLVGPHAIFDPAMLDTPVMDDAFRAQQTETPWTVVVKRRNQLSRISYPFNPLDALGWKGDLVTVRINWRDIRPLMSHRYHLPPSAHTTFVADGFVVCTFCPRPIESDPGALKVPFFHNNDDYDEFIFYHRGEFFSRDNIHPGMTTFHPCGFTHGPHPKAFAKGQTHARKETDEVAVMVDARHALDVAPEADAIEWKNYVNSWKAS from the coding sequence ATGAAAAACTGGATTTCATTCCCGAAGATCGAAGGCATCACCAGCCGTCAGGCCCATGCCGATTTTCCCGAAGGCAGCTTTGAACGCGAAATGGGCAAGGAGGGGTTTTTCGGCCCCGCCACTCATCTCTATCACAAGCACCCGCCGACCGGCTGGACCGAGTTCAGCGGCCCGCTGCAACCACGCGCGTTCGACACCAACAGCTGGACCGACTGGGGCAACAGCCCGTGGGATGCGAAGACCTTGCTCCAGAACGCGCAATGCAAAATCCGCTTCTGGCAACTTGACAGTGCCATGGATCACCTGGTGCGCAACAGCGACGGCGACGAACTGTTGTTCGTCCATAACGGCGCCGGGGAGCTTTATTGCGACTTCGGCCGCCTCACCTATCGCGACGGCGATTACGTCGTTCTGCCGCGCGGCACCATGTGGCGGCTCGCACCAAGCGAGCCCACCGAGCTCATGCTGATCGAGGCGACCGACAGCAGCTATAAACTACCGGACAAGGGCCTGGTCGGGCCCCACGCCATTTTCGATCCGGCCATGCTCGACACCCCGGTCATGGATGACGCCTTCCGCGCCCAGCAGACCGAAACACCCTGGACCGTGGTGGTCAAACGCCGCAACCAGTTGTCGCGCATCAGCTACCCGTTCAACCCGCTCGACGCGCTTGGCTGGAAGGGCGACCTTGTGACCGTGCGCATCAACTGGCGCGACATTCGCCCGCTTATGAGCCATCGCTATCACCTGCCGCCGTCGGCACACACGACCTTTGTCGCCGATGGCTTCGTGGTCTGCACCTTTTGTCCGCGTCCGATCGAATCCGATCCCGGCGCACTTAAAGTGCCGTTCTTCCACAACAACGACGATTATGACGAATTCATTTTCTATCACCGGGGCGAGTTCTTCAGCCGCGACAATATTCATCCCGGCATGACGACCTTCCACCCCTGCGGCTTCACCCACGGCCCGCACCCGAAGGCCTTCGCCAAGGGCCAGACCCATGCGCGCAAGGAAACCGACGAAGTCGCCGTCATGGTCGACGCCCGCCACGCCCTTGACGTCGCGCCCGAGGCCGACGCCATCGAATGGAAGAATTACGTCAATTCCTGGAAAGCCAGCTAG
- the hppD gene encoding 4-hydroxyphenylpyruvate dioxygenase, with product MSDLFENPMGTDGFEFVEFAAPDPADLDKAFRALGFIPVARHRSKDVTLYRQGDINFVVNNERKSPAGYFAEEHGPSACGMAFRVRDSHHAYSRALELGAQPIDVPTGPMELKLPAIKGIGGALLYLIDRYKDGSSIYDIDFEFFPGVERHPVGCGLTVIDHLTHNVYRGRMTFWTNYYEKLFNFREIRYFDIKGEYTGLTSRALTAPDGKIRIPLNEEASNTTGQIEEYLMRYNGEGIQHIALSTDDIFATWDKLKALGTPFMNPPPDTYYEMLEERLPGHGENVAEMQKRGLLLDGSTEGGEKRLLLQIFSETVLGPIFFEIIQRKADEGFGEGNFRALFQSIERDQVRRGVLKTDA from the coding sequence ATGAGCGATCTTTTTGAAAACCCCATGGGCACGGATGGCTTCGAATTCGTGGAGTTCGCCGCCCCCGATCCGGCTGACCTTGATAAGGCATTTCGCGCTCTGGGCTTTATCCCAGTGGCCCGGCATCGCTCCAAAGACGTGACGCTCTATCGTCAGGGTGACATCAATTTCGTCGTCAACAACGAACGCAAAAGCCCGGCGGGTTATTTCGCTGAAGAACATGGCCCCTCCGCCTGCGGCATGGCCTTCCGCGTGCGCGACTCCCATCACGCCTATAGCCGGGCGCTTGAGCTTGGCGCGCAGCCGATCGACGTGCCGACCGGACCGATGGAACTGAAGCTCCCGGCCATCAAGGGCATTGGCGGCGCGCTCCTGTACCTCATCGACCGCTATAAGGACGGCTCCAGCATCTATGACATCGACTTCGAATTCTTCCCCGGCGTGGAGCGTCATCCGGTTGGCTGCGGGCTTACGGTCATCGACCACCTGACCCATAACGTCTATCGCGGCCGCATGACCTTCTGGACCAATTATTACGAGAAGCTCTTCAACTTCCGCGAAATCCGCTATTTCGATATCAAGGGCGAATATACCGGCCTGACCTCGCGCGCGCTGACTGCCCCTGACGGCAAGATCCGCATTCCGTTGAACGAGGAAGCCTCGAACACCACCGGCCAGATCGAAGAATATCTGATGCGCTATAATGGCGAAGGCATTCAGCATATCGCCCTGTCCACCGACGATATTTTCGCAACCTGGGATAAATTGAAGGCGCTCGGCACCCCGTTCATGAACCCGCCGCCGGACACCTATTACGAAATGCTTGAAGAACGTCTGCCCGGCCATGGCGAGAATGTTGCCGAAATGCAGAAGCGCGGGCTGTTGCTCGACGGCTCGACCGAGGGAGGCGAAAAGCGCCTGCTGTTGCAGATCTTTTCCGAAACCGTGCTCGGCCCGATCTTTTTCGAGATCATCCAGCGCAAGGCCGACGAAGGCTTTGGCGAAGGCAATTTCCGTGCGCTCTTTCAGTCCATCGAACGCGATCAGGTCCGGCGCGGCGTGTTGAAAACTGACGCATAA
- a CDS encoding MarR family winged helix-turn-helix transcriptional regulator, which produces MTETREILSLEHFLPYRLSVVSNLMSNAIAGIYSDRYKLGIPAWRVMAILGRFPGISAVEVAERGAMDKVAVSRAVSQLLADGRLERSFADDDRRRSVLRLSAEGWTVYDAVVPLALDYERRLIESLGADDRAALDRVVTSLTEKATALAVKE; this is translated from the coding sequence TTGACCGAAACTCGCGAGATTTTATCGCTTGAGCATTTCCTGCCCTATCGGCTGTCGGTGGTATCAAACCTGATGTCGAACGCCATCGCCGGTATCTATAGCGACCGTTACAAACTTGGCATTCCGGCCTGGCGGGTGATGGCGATCCTCGGCCGGTTTCCGGGTATATCGGCGGTTGAGGTGGCGGAACGCGGGGCCATGGACAAGGTGGCGGTAAGCCGCGCCGTCTCGCAATTGTTGGCCGACGGACGGCTTGAACGCAGCTTCGCCGATGACGACCGCCGCCGCTCGGTGCTGCGTCTGTCGGCGGAAGGCTGGACGGTCTATGACGCGGTGGTGCCCCTCGCGCTCGATTACGAGCGGCGGCTGATCGAGTCGCTTGGCGCGGATGACCGCGCGGCCCTGGATCGGGTGGTGACGTCCCTGACCGAAAAAGCCACGGCGCTGGCGGTTAAGGAGTAG
- a CDS encoding ABC-type transport auxiliary lipoprotein family protein, with protein sequence MTPMTRIATGGLCAAILVVISGCGPLISVGGDKNPPIIYTLSPAEPVGSLDRPPLPVTLVVSEPSASDALDSRRLALMPSELQIQYYAGARWSDRAPALIQNLLVSAFTGIVANVTANSMPVTPDYRLTSRLVSFETHYPTANKPVAVVALDLQLFSARPLALVATTRITNEQTASADKTDAVARAFNNASQVTAQAAVTWAYDEMAKQATQGEK encoded by the coding sequence ATGACCCCCATGACCCGGATCGCAACAGGCGGGCTATGCGCCGCCATTCTTGTTGTCATCAGCGGCTGCGGCCCGCTCATCTCCGTCGGCGGCGACAAGAACCCGCCGATCATCTACACCCTGTCGCCTGCCGAGCCAGTTGGCAGCCTTGACCGACCGCCGCTCCCGGTCACCCTGGTGGTGAGCGAACCTTCGGCCTCAGACGCACTCGACAGCCGCCGCCTCGCGCTGATGCCCAGCGAGCTTCAAATCCAATATTATGCCGGTGCCCGCTGGAGCGATCGCGCCCCGGCCCTTATCCAGAACCTGCTGGTGTCCGCCTTTACCGGCATTGTCGCCAATGTGACCGCCAATTCCATGCCGGTGACGCCGGATTATCGCCTGACCTCGCGGCTGGTGTCGTTTGAGACGCATTACCCGACGGCGAACAAACCGGTAGCCGTGGTGGCGCTCGACCTGCAACTGTTCTCCGCCCGCCCCCTCGCCCTCGTCGCCACCACCCGCATCACAAATGAACAAACCGCCAGCGCCGACAAAACCGACGCCGTAGCCCGGGCATTCAACAACGCGAGCCAGGTAACCGCACAGGCCGCTGTCACCTGGGCCTATGACGAAATGGCCAAACAGGCGACACAGGGGGAAAAGTGA
- a CDS encoding MlaD family protein: protein METRANYALIGSIVLALVVAIFGFIIWVSKLELDKDYAVYDILFESSVAGLTEGAPVRYKGISIGQVRKLAIDSKNPSFIRATIKVRSDAPIFEDTTASLDSQGFTGVASILLDTGPGANKPLRIRPGEEYPVIQVKPSQMQELFSSVPQVMAQASQTIAELHKLLGDENRALITSILKNVDKVSGDIAHTTPDLHKSLDNFNSMSAEIKETAAAYRQLASTLDQSVTTDLKPALADVHKTTQALNSMAADLEGMVADSRGPITAFTNNTLPEAAEFISEARRLAATLSRVAERLERDPGEFLSQGKQPEYKTK from the coding sequence ATGGAAACCCGTGCGAATTACGCCCTGATCGGCAGCATTGTGCTGGCATTGGTGGTCGCCATATTCGGCTTCATCATCTGGGTCAGCAAGCTTGAACTCGACAAGGATTACGCCGTTTACGATATTCTTTTTGAAAGCTCGGTCGCTGGGCTGACCGAAGGCGCGCCGGTGCGTTACAAGGGCATTTCCATCGGCCAGGTGCGCAAGCTCGCCATCGACAGCAAGAACCCAAGCTTCATCCGCGCGACCATCAAAGTGCGCAGCGATGCGCCGATTTTCGAAGACACCACAGCAAGTCTCGACAGTCAGGGCTTTACCGGCGTCGCCTCTATCCTGCTGGATACCGGACCGGGGGCAAACAAACCTTTGCGCATCCGCCCCGGGGAAGAGTACCCGGTCATCCAGGTCAAGCCGTCTCAAATGCAGGAACTGTTCTCAAGCGTGCCGCAGGTGATGGCGCAAGCCTCCCAGACCATTGCCGAACTTCATAAACTGCTCGGCGATGAAAACCGCGCCCTGATCACCAGCATTCTGAAGAATGTGGACAAGGTTTCGGGCGATATCGCGCATACGACGCCTGATCTGCATAAAAGCCTCGACAATTTCAACAGCATGTCAGCGGAAATCAAGGAAACGGCGGCGGCTTATCGGCAACTCGCCTCAACCCTCGATCAGTCGGTCACCACCGACCTCAAGCCCGCTTTGGCCGATGTGCATAAAACCACACAAGCCCTCAACAGCATGGCCGCGGACCTTGAAGGCATGGTCGCCGACAGTCGCGGCCCCATCACCGCCTTCACCAACAACACCCTGCCCGAAGCGGCGGAATTCATTTCCGAAGCTCGCCGACTTGCCGCCACGCTCTCCCGCGTTGCCGAGCGCCTCGAACGCGATCCCGGGGAGTTTCTGTCCCAGGGCAAGCAGCCGGAGTATAAAACGAAATGA
- a CDS encoding ABC transporter ATP-binding protein, which translates to MTATLNSETDDIIISVRGLQTRFGRSVIHDNLDLDVRRGEIIGIVGGSGAGKSVLLRAIIGLVQPTAGEINVLGENVARLDGDNLKNFSTNWGVLFQRGALFSSLTVAQNVEVPLREHTDMPKALMDEISSYKISMSGLSPDAGDKFPRELSGGMVKRASLARALALDPEILFLDEPTAGLDPIGASEFDSLIARLHDALGLTVFMVTHDLDTLATVCDRIAVLAEKRVIVVGTMDDMLAFDHPWVKEYFHGPRARSAGFAAKKD; encoded by the coding sequence ATGACCGCCACACTCAACAGCGAAACAGACGACATCATCATCTCCGTGCGCGGGTTGCAGACCCGCTTCGGCCGCAGCGTCATTCATGACAACCTCGATCTTGACGTCAGGCGCGGCGAAATCATCGGCATTGTTGGCGGCTCAGGGGCGGGGAAATCGGTCCTGTTGCGCGCGATCATCGGCCTTGTGCAGCCTACGGCTGGCGAGATCAATGTACTCGGCGAAAATGTCGCCAGGCTTGATGGTGACAATCTCAAAAATTTCTCCACCAATTGGGGCGTGCTGTTTCAGCGCGGCGCTTTGTTCAGTTCGCTGACCGTCGCCCAGAATGTCGAAGTGCCGCTACGCGAACATACCGATATGCCCAAAGCATTGATGGATGAAATCTCGTCCTATAAAATCAGCATGTCCGGATTGTCCCCCGACGCCGGGGATAAATTCCCGCGGGAGCTTTCGGGCGGCATGGTCAAGCGCGCCTCCCTCGCCCGGGCGCTGGCCCTCGATCCTGAAATCTTGTTTCTGGATGAGCCGACAGCCGGGCTCGACCCCATAGGCGCCAGCGAATTTGACAGCCTCATCGCCCGGTTGCATGACGCCCTTGGGCTGACCGTGTTCATGGTGACCCATGATCTCGACACATTGGCGACGGTTTGTGACAGAATAGCCGTTCTGGCGGAAAAGCGGGTTATTGTGGTTGGTACGATGGACGACATGCTGGCATTCGATCACCCCTGGGTGAAGGAATATTTCCATGGCCCACGTGCCCGGTCAGCTGGTTTTGCGGCAAAGAAGGACTGA
- a CDS encoding ABC transporter permease encodes MSGTEPTPKSDPAFESAANGQTTVFHFSGSWTVLKIGSLYAPLTEVAANSNGPVSLDLANIASLDTAGAWLIYRLTRDLKARNIDVTVTAAQAGHQSLIDEVGKNDHPCRVEPEQRRVAKGLLEDVGRGTVESLKAGRSLVWFVGMVTVSLFGLIKSPSRMRWTSLVFHMEEIGVRAMPIVGLMSFLIGVVIAQQGEFQLSQFGASVLVINLLGISIVREIAILITAIMVAGRSGSAFTAEIGTMELNEEVDAMRTFGISPIETLAIPRILAIILMMPLLTFYSDIIALVGGGIFCWLSLNIEPQVFVQRLHASLDFNNFMVGMIKAPFFAAVIGVTGCYEGLMTRGGAEAVGRQTTRSVVEAIFLVIVLDAAFAVFFSAIGM; translated from the coding sequence GTGTCGGGCACCGAACCAACACCCAAAAGTGACCCGGCGTTCGAAAGCGCTGCAAATGGACAGACCACGGTTTTCCATTTCTCCGGCTCCTGGACCGTTCTCAAAATCGGAAGTCTTTACGCCCCCCTGACCGAGGTTGCCGCAAACAGCAATGGGCCGGTCAGCCTTGATCTCGCGAATATTGCAAGCCTTGATACCGCCGGAGCCTGGCTTATCTATCGCCTGACGCGCGACCTCAAGGCCCGCAACATCGACGTGACCGTGACCGCCGCGCAGGCCGGCCACCAATCCCTCATTGATGAAGTGGGCAAGAACGACCACCCCTGCCGGGTCGAGCCGGAACAGCGCCGGGTCGCAAAGGGCTTGCTTGAGGACGTTGGGCGCGGCACCGTTGAATCCCTCAAGGCCGGGCGCAGTCTGGTCTGGTTCGTCGGCATGGTCACGGTCTCCCTGTTCGGGCTGATCAAATCGCCGTCGCGGATGCGCTGGACCTCGCTGGTGTTTCATATGGAGGAAATCGGCGTCCGCGCCATGCCCATCGTCGGGCTGATGAGCTTCCTGATCGGCGTCGTCATCGCCCAGCAGGGGGAATTCCAGCTGAGCCAATTCGGGGCCAGCGTGCTGGTGATCAATCTGCTTGGCATCTCGATCGTGCGTGAAATCGCCATTCTGATCACCGCCATCATGGTCGCCGGACGGTCGGGCAGCGCCTTCACCGCCGAAATCGGTACGATGGAGTTGAATGAGGAGGTGGACGCCATGCGCACCTTCGGCATTTCCCCCATCGAAACGCTGGCCATTCCGCGCATTCTCGCCATCATTCTGATGATGCCGCTGCTGACCTTCTATTCCGATATCATTGCTCTTGTGGGCGGCGGCATATTCTGTTGGCTCTCGCTCAATATCGAGCCGCAGGTTTTCGTTCAGCGCCTGCATGCTTCACTCGATTTCAACAATTTCATGGTCGGTATGATCAAAGCGCCGTTCTTTGCCGCCGTCATCGGCGTGACCGGCTGTTACGAAGGCTTGATGACACGAGGCGGGGCCGAGGCCGTCGGCCGTCAAACCACGCGCTCGGTGGTCGAGGCGATCTTTCTTGTCATTGTCCTTGATGCCGCTTTCGCGGTGTTTTTCTCCGCCATCGGGATGTGA